The segment TCCGGTCGGCTGGTCCTGCGACTCGCTCGAAGAGGTCTTGAAAGAGGCAAAAAAAAGCGCCGCGCCGAGCCACAGCCACCCCGAGGGGATAAAGGGGGCGCAGGCCGTAGCCTCTGCCGTCTATATTGCAAGAAACGGCGGCGGAAAAGCCGAGATCAAAAAATATGTGCAGGAACAGTTCGGATATGACCTGGGCCGCACAATGGACGAAATACGCCCGCACTATAAGTTTGACGCGACCTGCCCCGGAAGCGTGCCGGAGGCGCTGATAGCCTTCCTTGAGTCCGACTCGTTTGAAGACGCGGTCTGCGGCGCGGTCTCTTTAGGCGGCGACGCTGATACTCAGGCCTGCATAGCGGGAGCGGTCGCCGAAGCCTTTTACGGCACAGTCTCGAAGCGCTGGGTGGCGATGCTCAAGATACTGCTTCCTCAGGACGCCGTGCGCGTCACGGACCAGTTCAACAAAAAATTCATGGATTCAAGATACAACTTCTTCTGCTGCGGCAAAGAATCACAAGAGGGGCGCCAAGCCGCGGGCGGACTTTCCTACGACCTGATGAAGCTTGAGCCGTCAAAATGCCGCTGGTGGGTCAAGGAGCCGGGCACCGAGGATGAAGTGTGGGCCTTCGCCGTACAGGACGAAAAAAGTTCCGGCGTCTGCGTCTACTTCTCCACCGACGACCCGATAATCTTCGACAGGCTTTGCTACGCCTCTTTTGAAGACGCCTTCATCGCGCTGAACAGAAACGGCTTTGACCTGCACTTTGAAAATTACGAAGAAGGCGACAACAGAAACGTGCTGTACGAAGTGGCCGCGCCGTTTCGGAGGTTCAACATCGAAGAACACCCGATCTTCTCAACGGGCAAACACTGGATATAAATAAAAAGATAAATATAAATAAAGACCATACTCCGGCCGAAAGCGCAGCTTTCGGCCGGAGCTTTTTGCGGCGCGCCGTTCGTTTGCGATAAAACGAAGACGGCTAACGATAAGGGCCGAATTTTTTTACGAAAAAGCGCGCGCCTCTATCAAAGGGGCCGCAAATTAACGCTCCCCGCCAATTAAAACAAAGTTTTTACTGACTCCGCTATTAGAGAAAACTACCTGTGTTCTTTATATCTCTTGCTGTATAAATATAACCAGGCAATAAAACATATAACTAAACGGAGGAATCACAAATGAAGAAATTTGGAGCGGCAATTGCAGTTGTAGTCCTGACGGCAGTAGTAATGGTGGGAACGGCCATGGCGGCTGATGCGGCCACCTATCCCCTTAAGAAGATATCACCGCAGGAAGTTGCGGTCCTTATTGAAACACAGCGCCCGATAGCGATCATCGACGTTCGCTCACTGCCCGAGTTCATGACGGGACACATCCCGGCGGCAATATCCATTCCTATGGCTGTTTTGGCCGACGCTATGACCCACTCGATGATCCCCGACGAGAATAAGGTGATCATAGTCTACGGCGCAAGCGAGAAGATAAGCCAGCAGGCGGGACAGATGCTCTGCGACTTCGGCTATAAGAATGTCTATCGCCTCGTCAGCTTCGCCAACTGGAATGGCAAAGTTGAGAGCGTAAAGTAAGACAAAATATCGCACTTAATATACTAAAGCGGAAAGAGCGTCTAAAAATGGGCTTCGCCGATATGCGCGAAGCCTATTTTTTTACCGGGATATTTCCGGCAAAAAGCAGGCGGAAAGTCTCATGTGTTTTTAGGTAAAAATCTTGATTATTTATTATTAAGCTATACAATTATCCCAGATTTTAATTCTGGAGGTAATGTTATGGAACTTAAAGGAAGCAAGACGGAAAAGAACCTGTGGGAAGCTTTCGCCGGCGAATCCATGGCGCGCAACAAGTACACCTATTTCGCGTCGGCCGCTAAAAAGGCCGGCTATGAACAGATATCGGCAATCTTCCATGAGACAGCCGAGAACGAAAAAGAGCACGCGAAGCTGCATTTCAAGGCGCTTTCCGGCATAAGCTCCGATACTATCACCAACCTTCTTGCGGCCGCCGCGGGAGAAAACGAAGAATGGTCTGATATGTACCCCCGCATGGCGAAAGAGGCCCGCGAAGAGGGCTTCAACGAGCTTGCCGTAATGTTTGAGAACATAGCGAAGGTAGAGGCCGAGCACGAGAAGCGTTACAGGGCGCTTGCAAAGAACATAGAAGAGGGCACAGTATTTGCCAAAGGCGGCAAACTCTTCTGGAAGTGCCGCAACTGCGGAGCCATCTTCGAACTGGACAAGGCTCCTGAGAAGTGCCCCGTCTGCCAGCATCCGCAGTCATACTTCGAGGTTCAGTCAAAGAACTGGTAGGCAAAGACGGTCATATAAATAAAAGAGAGGCCCGGAGGCGGAAAGTTCGCCGTTCGGGCCTCCATTTGCAGTTTTGCCGGTAAAAAATCAGCCTCTGCGCGCCGCCGCGTTTTTCTCTCTCATCGTCTTTAGCAGGTTTCTGAACTCCACCGCGAAAAGCGTCACAGTAGTTATCACGGCGAGAGTGTCGGCTATCGGTTCTGCGAGAAAGACCGCCATCACCTTGTCCTTAAAAAATAACGGCAGGATGTAAATGAGCGGTATGAGCACGATCACCTTCCTGAACAGCGCAAGAAAGGTCGAAGTCTTTGCGTTGCCAAGCGCGATGAAGGTCTGCTGACAGGCGAACTGCGCGCCGAGCAGCAGGCTGGTCGCCATGTATATGCGAAGCGCCCAGACAGAGATCTTTGTAAGCGCCGGGTCGTTTGTAAATATCGAGGTAAAAAGCAGCGGAAAGGCCATTATCAAAACCCAGAGCACAAACGAATAGATCATGCAGCACAAAAGCAGCAGATTGAAGGTCTTCTTAACGCGTTCCGGGTTGTTTGCGCCGTAATTGTAACTGACGATGGGCTGCGCTCCCTGTGTAAAGCCGATCTGCGGCAGCATCGCAAACTGCATGACGCCGGCCAGTATCGTCATGGCGCCCACGGCGAGGTCTCCCCCGTAGCGCAGCAGCGAGGAATAAAAACACAGCACGAGCACGCTCTCAGTGGCCTGCATGATGAACGGCGCCACCCCCAGCGCAACGGCCGGCAGCAGCACGCTCAGGCTTATGCGAAAGTTCGAGAGCCTCAGCCTCAGCACCGTATGCTTTCCCATCAGGAAGGCAAGCACCCACAGCGCCGAGACACCCTGCGAAATGACCGTGGCTAGCGCGGCGCCGCGCACGCCCATGTCAAACAAAAAAATGAATATCGGGTCAAGTATGATGTTGCAGACCGCGCCGATGACCACCGTCATCATGCTCACTCTGGAAAAGCCCTGCGCCGCGATGAAGGCGTTCATCCCAAGCGTGAGCTGGACAAAGAG is part of the Cloacibacillus sp. genome and harbors:
- a CDS encoding ADP-ribosylglycohydrolase family protein, which gives rise to MMLGALIGDIIGSVYEFLPTKSKDIEFISEKSRFTDDSILSVAVADAILHGYDYAPVLKYWGRCYPRAGYGKKFYQWCVSDKDTLGESFGNGSAMRVSPVGWSCDSLEEVLKEAKKSAAPSHSHPEGIKGAQAVASAVYIARNGGGKAEIKKYVQEQFGYDLGRTMDEIRPHYKFDATCPGSVPEALIAFLESDSFEDAVCGAVSLGGDADTQACIAGAVAEAFYGTVSKRWVAMLKILLPQDAVRVTDQFNKKFMDSRYNFFCCGKESQEGRQAAGGLSYDLMKLEPSKCRWWVKEPGTEDEVWAFAVQDEKSSGVCVYFSTDDPIIFDRLCYASFEDAFIALNRNGFDLHFENYEEGDNRNVLYEVAAPFRRFNIEEHPIFSTGKHWI
- a CDS encoding rhodanese-like domain-containing protein, which translates into the protein MKKFGAAIAVVVLTAVVMVGTAMAADAATYPLKKISPQEVAVLIETQRPIAIIDVRSLPEFMTGHIPAAISIPMAVLADAMTHSMIPDENKVIIVYGASEKISQQAGQMLCDFGYKNVYRLVSFANWNGKVESVK
- a CDS encoding rubrerythrin family protein — translated: MELKGSKTEKNLWEAFAGESMARNKYTYFASAAKKAGYEQISAIFHETAENEKEHAKLHFKALSGISSDTITNLLAAAAGENEEWSDMYPRMAKEAREEGFNELAVMFENIAKVEAEHEKRYRALAKNIEEGTVFAKGGKLFWKCRNCGAIFELDKAPEKCPVCQHPQSYFEVQSKNW
- a CDS encoding MATE family efflux transporter, which codes for MNVSKEVDLGKEKIGKLFFMLALPAITSQVVNALYNMVDRMYIGHIPKVGAAALTGVGICFPVIMIVSAFAALAGMGGAPRASIMMGSGNNKDAEKILGNCCCALAVTAMILTPSVLFFQRPLLMLFGASENTLPYAMSYIAIYAAGTLFVQLTLGMNAFIAAQGFSRVSMMTVVIGAVCNIILDPIFIFLFDMGVRGAALATVISQGVSALWVLAFLMGKHTVLRLRLSNFRISLSVLLPAVALGVAPFIMQATESVLVLCFYSSLLRYGGDLAVGAMTILAGVMQFAMLPQIGFTQGAQPIVSYNYGANNPERVKKTFNLLLLCCMIYSFVLWVLIMAFPLLFTSIFTNDPALTKISVWALRIYMATSLLLGAQFACQQTFIALGNAKTSTFLALFRKVIVLIPLIYILPLFFKDKVMAVFLAEPIADTLAVITTVTLFAVEFRNLLKTMREKNAAARRG